In Capricornis sumatraensis isolate serow.1 chromosome 6, serow.2, whole genome shotgun sequence, the genomic window GCCAGCCTCCTGGGCACATGCTAAACTGACGAGCTCCCTTGCGAGAGTAACAGCCCtcagagctttttttttaaatttatttatttattttttttaaattttaaaatctttaattcttacatgtgttcccaaacatgaaatagTTGTCTTGTCCCCCTAGCCCAGTCCTTCTCCCTGCACCCTCTCCATTCAGCCCTCTTTGCCGGAGACTCCTTTCTTTGCTCCCAGCTGGTgaagtgtgcatgctcagtcatgtccagctcttttcaaccccaaggactgcctgcctctgtccatggagttttctaggcaagaatactggagcagggtgtcatttccttctccagaggattttcctgacccaagatcaaacccgagtctcctgcattggcaggtgagcttctttacctgccaatgcagggaagccccagctggtGAAGAACCAGCCCTGAAGGTCATCCAGCACTTACCCAGTATGGGACCCCATGAAGGCTGGGTCTGTTGCTGGCAGAAAGGCAGGCCATGGAGTGGGCAGGCTGCCAGTTTACTGGGGGCCAGGAGAAGTGACTGTCTCTGGTGTCAGCTGCCCATCTGGGTGCTACCAAGCCATAACCAAGGAGGCCATACAGGCCATAGCCTTCTGAGCTGCTCTGGCAATAGCTGGGCATGTGCTCTTAACAGAGACACACACCCTTTAACTGTTGTCTAACGTCCTGGTGTCTCCAAGTGACCATGAGTGTAGAAGGCTCCAAAGTTCAGCCACAGCTACTTACAGTGCCCTTGCCTGCCTTTGGGGCTCTATGAGACAaggagacgagggctgactctcAAGGCTGAGACTCACCCAGGTGCCTCCAGCCTGGAGGAAACTGCACCACAGTGCCAGCGGGCAAGCCGTGCCCAGCCCCCGGCCCAGAACCCTCTTCTCTTGTGCTCCACCCTGCTCTCCAGAGGGTCCCACGATGACTCAGGAGTTTAGAGCTGGGTTGTtttggggccaggccctgtccCAGAAACAATTTAAAGTTTGATGAGAGACTCAGAATTTAGACTTCACCTCATAGACCCAATTAGGCAATGTTGTAAAGTCTACCCAAAGCTCCTCTCTCACTACAAGGATATTTCAGCTTAGAATTTTCTCTGGCCAGGTAGTCAGAGTTCTCCCAGGCTTTGAACACAACAGTTGGTTCAAGAATTGGACCAACAATTGGTCTAACAATTGATTCTCTCATTGACCCTCAGAACTGCCTAGAAGGGAAAAAGCTGGGCCTCAGTGCTTTGACTAGTCCTCGGACAGATTCCTGGCCACCTAGGCTCTCCTCCCCTCCACTGGGTGATGCAGAGTGCACATGCGcaggctctctttctctctctctctctccgctACCAGCCTGCCCTCCACTCTGCACAATCTCTACACTACAAACACGTCATGTGTGTCAGGCCTTGTGCCAGGTACCAGAGggtaggggtgggtgggggacatGATGGCCAGAAGTGGGTCTTTGCCTTCAGAGAATGTCCAGCAGAGTGGGACCAGCCAGGGACTGAGACATGTCTGAGAATGTCACAAAGCTGTCCAGGGGGCTGCGCCTGGGAGGGGCAGGCAGAATCAGCCCAGGATGACagtaccagggacagaggagacagcgGCCCTGGGAGATATTTAGAAGGAAGAAATTCTACAAGTTAGAGATCGATTGGGGGTGGGACatgcaggagagagaaaaatgaacaacGGTTAAAATCCCAGATCTTGAGACCTGGAGGAAGTTAGAAGGAGAGGCTGTCTGGGCTGGTGGGGGTAGGGTGGCTACACGCTTGTCTCTGACATATCCGTGAACAGTTTCTCTACTCCTCTGTGCCCAGCTCCAGGCTAGTTACTAGAAATAGAGACATGACTAAGAGCTTCCGTGACTGAGACAGTTTACAGCCGGTTGATTTGTTGAATTTGAGATAATGGTGAGATATTACTATTAGTAAGGTTGCCATTAACTTACAGATGTTTTCtaaatctttgctgctgctgctgctgctgctgctgctgctgctgctgctgctgctgctgctgctgctgctgctgagtcacttcagtcgtgtccgactctgtgcaaccccatagatggcagcccactaggctcccccgtccctgggattctccaggcaagaacactggagtgggttgccatttccttctccagaatcttATCTAGTGCTCCCCAAACCCCTTGAGGCAGGTATGAGGGATACTTGGATGTGAACAGCTGGAAGGACCCTCCTTTTCTGGGCTATAGTAACTTGTATTCAGAATGTCTAGCATTTTTAACCTCTGCCCTCTAAGTGCCAGGAGCCTCCCCCTCCTTCACACGTGGAGTTCCTCAAGGGTTAGGGGATGTTGTGGGGTTCATGGGGGTGGGGGCACGGTGGCACCACTGGGCCAGATGATTAAACAGGCACTGGCCTGTCAGTCAGGGTCTGAGTGGCTCCTGCTCATCCCTGCATGGCAGAATTCTCTGTCCCCCAACTCCTGGGGGTCACTGTCCAGAGACTGCCGTGGTGGAGACTCGGCCACTCTGCTACAGAGCCTGGAAACAACGTAAGGAACCCCCTCAGAAGGAGAACATGAGGCTTCCTAGGACAAAGCGGTGAATCAGACAAGTACTGTTTAGATGACCCAGTGTTCAGACACGAGAGATTACACACTCGCTTCTCCATTGAGCTCTTGCCACGCGAGTGGGCTCCCTCCATGAAGGGGCAGCGCTTTGGCCCCTCCCTCTAccaccccttcccttcccttcccttcaggaaagttctgtttctctgacCTTCAGAGCACCTGATTCCAGCCCTGGGATCATCTCAAAATGGCAGTGCTGCTTTTCTGCCTTCATAGAGAACGTGCTATTACTCCCGACACCTGACACAATCTCCAAATGTCTTGAGGAGTGATCTGGTTACAGGCCTTGTGAATTTCCTGGGGGTGTCATGTCCACATTTGTCCTCAGAATGCCACAATAAACAGAGATGTCTCCCCAGGGGGTGCTGGGCTTGCTGGAGTTCAGACTACTCCTTCAGTCCACTTCTCTTTGGCAAACTCATCTACACACGCACACATTTGCAGAAAGGAGATTTCTGACACACAGCGCTCCCTCTTGTCCAATTAAAACACGACATCCCCTTGGCTAGTCTGTCCAAGGCTTCCCTAGACAATGAGGAGTATTGAGGAGAAGCATTTTCAGCAATACCTCAAATCTCAATGCCTCGAGACCCCACAAGCTGAGTTAGTAAGAAGTTTAGCCCCGGACTACTCAATGTGATGGCAGagggcagcatcagcatcacctggaaacttgatgataatgcagattcctgggctttTCCCTGGGCCTACTTAATCAatctctgggggggggggggtcccagcAACCTGCTTGTGCACCCACGagtatgtgtgcttgtgtgtacctgtgtgtttccaatctgtgttttaataggtcccctaggtgattctgatgcacgcTACTGCCTGAGAGCACTGGTCTATCTAGACTTCCAGGATTGGGGTCCCAGTTATCCCTTTAAGGCCTCCCAGAGGAAGGAGGGTGTTTTTATGCATGGTCAGAGCAGCTGCCTGTAGTTCCTCTGCTCTGGAGTCAACTGCTCTTCCAGTCCTTGCTTGCCCCTCACTCGTGAATCTTGACCCTTGACTGTCCACACCCCTGCTGACCTCCTCTGGATCACTGGTCTCCGTGGCCTTACTCTCTCCCCTGCCAACAGGGAGTCACTTTTCTATCCTCAGAAATCCACTTCCTCGGAAAGTTCTCATAACAGAGCAGATGGGTCCCTAGCGGCCCAGAGGTCAAGGAAACTATAGACAGTATGACTGGCACTTCAGGGGTCTGCCAACAATCTCCCATGGCAGTACAGTTAGGCTTGTATCTACAGACAGCAGAGCGGTTCCAGCCACTGTCCCTAAGTGATGGATAAGTTGATGAGTCTCGAGCTCAGACGTTTCCcccatgtttttctggaagttccTCAAACATTCTATACTCCAAAATGAATTCATCTTCTTCCCGCAAACCATCAGCTTGATCAATATCCTCTACCTTGGGGATGTCACCATCATCCACCCACCATCTGAGCTAGAAACATTGATTCTATCCTCTTTCCTGTCTGTCACATCCAACCAAAATCTAATATTGTATTTTGTATCTACCAAACATTTCTCGAATCTTCTCATCTTCACCCCTCAATCACTCCCCAGTCAGTATCCTTATCTTCATTTGCCTgaagtgtttctctctctctctagaccTTGTCCTCCTGCCTGCCCCCAGTGTTCTCTCCACTTTGTGGCTCGAAGGACCAACCTAAGATGCAGATTTCATCGTGTCAGACCCTTACTTAAAAGCCCCAACCGCCTCCTCATCTGCTACAGAAGAAAGTCCTAGCTCCTCAGGATGTCCCAAAAGGTCAGCATGGGTCCAGCCCtgccttccttcccattcagcCCCTTTGTGCTCTAGCAACACTGCCCTGCTGGTCACTCCTTATTCCAGGGGCTCCTTCTCATTTCTGTGCCTTGATTTATGCAGCCCTTTCTGGCTGGAATGATTCCCCACTCCCCTTCATCTGGcagacagacatttctccactCCAGTGGTGTCCTGATGAATGTTTAACAATCACATCCCCAAGTCAGAAAAAGCCCCGATCTGGAACATTTGctgatttctgtggtgtaaacaCTCCTAGGATAGCccatttcaagctaccaacaaaGTCACTGGATGGGAGTTCAGAGGAGATGTACACAATTGTGAGCCAGTGCCAGCGCACTGCGGACCTTGGgttacctcctccaggaggtctggccCTCGCCTCCCTCTGGGCTATCACGTAAGCATGGGCATTCTCCCTGGCCTGTGCTTCCTTCCTTGTTTGgtaactttcttttcactttcctgtctcTAGACCCTGGTTCTCGGCACATTTCTGCCTTCTGTGTAACAGTACACACTCAATAATCATTTGCTGGATAAAGGAAGATACCCTTTTTCTGGATCCATCCCTATTCTGGGTCACATCTTATCTGGGATCCCTGTAAGGTCTGGGAGCACATAACCAGATGATAGGATGCTGAAAGGGCAATGACTGAGATGGATGCCAGGGGAGGATTCAGGAAGAACATGGCGGAATACTTCAAGGGCCCTAATGCCACAAGTTAAAAATTCGGAAGAGAATATGTCTTTCACTCAGACCCCTATACACCACTGCATAAGCACAGacttgtggagaagggaatggcaacccactccagtattcttacctggagaatcccatgaacagagaagcctggtgggctacagtccatggggttgcaaagagtcggacatgaccgagcgactaacacaacaacaTACAGGCAGAGACTTGGGGTGATGAGGCTTGACTACAGCACAGGAGAAAAGATTTGGCATCTGAATGAGCCATGTAATCATTGACCagcagactgttggactctgttaAAGGGATTATGATattaagagagaaggaagggagggaggaagagaaggagggagggagaaaggaagcaggCAGTAAACTTCCTCTGATGTCTTCAACATAATTGGATCTTGGGGATGTTATCCCAGAAGGATACAAAGTTTCTAAATGTGCCAACTCACTTTCCAAACTTTAAATGACTTCAGGGACAAAATGGTCCCAAGGAACAGACTGGAATTTAAATTATCTTCTAAGGGTGATGGCCAGTCCTTTGGAAATTGTACCCtgagtgctggagacacagggcaGACAACTGGCTGGACCCTTCACCTGTCACACATTCTGAACCCTCACCCTGATACTTCCCACCTGGTATTGCTCTTTGTGATATGTGGCCTCTTCCCAACCCTTAGTAAGCAGATCCTTCTTGCTCACCATGTCTCTGATAAAGGTAAGCGCAGGATTTGGTGACACCAAAAGTTTCATCAGTGCAGTGGCATTTCTGCTATCAGACTTGACTGTAATGGAATAGGGTTGAGAAGGTGAGGTAGGAAACCCTTCATGGATAAGGTGTTATTCTCACAGAGGCAAATAGACCCATCAAACTGCAAAAGTCTCTAAGGTCATCTGGCCTCACCCCACTTTGTGCAGAGAGGAAAGGGTTGCCTGGGACTCCACAGTTCATAATCTTTTTCTCACACAGTTGTCCCTTCTTGATTAAAACTGGgaggctttttcttcttttgtagttAAGAATCCAACATCCAGCAATAATAATGAGCCACGAATCTGGATCTAGTGATGATGACGTGGAGGGAATATTTTCTTCACAGAATCCAAGTTTGGGGAAAAGTCTGGAGGGCTGGCTGACATAGAGTGAAAACCCAGCCTGGCACTGATTTACTGTCTCAGCACAGATATCCAGGTGGCACTGTGTTCTGGGCAGGTGAGCCATGCTCAAGTTGGGGGCCATTCTCAGTACTGACCAGCCTATGTAGTCAGTTTCTGGATGGTACATTTACTCATGAGAAATATGTCTGTTTTAAGGTCCTGGGAGAAAAAGGGAGATGGACTCTTGTTTATATTCATGCTGAAGCCAAGCTATTTCTGGACATTTGGAGGGCTGTCTGTGGAAGAGGGATTAATGTTGCAAAGAAGCAGATTTCAGCTCAATATCAAAGGGGAACTACTTCAAAGTGAAATGAGCCTCGCCAGAAAGCACAGCGCCCCACATCATTCAGGGAGCCAAAGGCAGGCCAGAGGGCCGTGAGGAACACAGCAAGGGGCTTTCCACATTGGAAAGGGCACAGATTGCGAAATAAGTCCCAAAGCCTGGTGTCAATAGTGTTAGAGGCATTGTTCTGGTCGAGGATGACATAATTACTTGTGTGTGTGACTATGTGCGTGATTGTTTCCTCTGTTAGGTTTTGAGCCCCTTGAGGTTGCAGATGTGCCCTTCTTTGCTGTGATCCCAGCACCTGAAATAGTGCCTGCCTCAgcacagatgctcaataaatatgtcgGCCTGAATTGAATTACTGTGGTGCTGGCTTGGTCACAGCTACAGTGCTGggcaccaccagagaagtgtcTCAGAGCTCCCAGGCAGGAGGGTTCCGTGTATAGTCGAGGCAGGGGCTGGATGACTGAGAACACTTGAAGAGGTGGAGATATGGGAATTCATGAATATCTTAGATACAGAGCAAATAAAGGCAAATGTCCAACATCCTCAGTGTTACctaccatttttttccccactggtCCAGAATAAATCCTAGTTTGGGGAGCTCTTAGAAGTCTGAGGGGAGATTCAAGCTTCCCAGAAAGAAGGGCTGACAGAGCAGGACTCAGAACTGTGGAAAGAGTCTCAGGCAGAAGCCAGTGCCTCTGGTGAGGcagatggagaaagaagaaaagaagagacagtCCATCAGTCTCCCCTAAGCTTGCCCACAGTGCACGAAAGGGTCACTTGTGCCCCGGGTGTACCAAAGGGTCAACAAGAGGTGAAGGCCTTGGCACTGTGTCTGGGTTAATTCTCTCAACAGGCAACACCAGGCCAGAGCAGCTGTAGTCTGTCACCTTCCCCTAAGAAAGGAGGCTTGGTTTTCCGTTTTTTCCTGTCATCAGTTTTCATTTATGTCGTCTTGTCTCCTGTGTGACTTACTCTTTTTCAATGTGTGCCAGGCGTTGTATTTGCAGAATTATTTGTGGACCTGATTTAGAGGTAGTGATGATGTTGCCTTCCTTCAAGGTAGATTTGtgtttgcttctgttaggtattCGGGAGCATCAAAAGTTGGGGACCACCTCAGTCCAATTTCAGAGCTCGAGAAGATTTGAAGCTGAGCTGCAGCACCTGTAAACACCTGTTTCTTTCTGATTAACTCTTGTTCCTATGGTGGTGCCCTTTGGTTTCTTTCCAAAGGGAGAAGGTTTAGTTAGGGGTCCTTCACAGTGGGCCGTGCACTTCAGACATGTTTCTACCTCCAGGAGGCTGTGAGTAACACTTCTTGGTCTCTCAGAGGCCACCTCCAGAAGGTGCAGATGCCCCAGCTGACACATAGTCTCAAAAGCCGGATATATTTCTCCGAATTCCTTTCTTCCCCCTGAATCCTGACTCTGCGATTCCTTGTCGTCTTATCTATCTTGCCAAGTGCTTTATGCAAAAGTTTTAAATCATTTgcccaatttttaaattttttcatctgCAGATGAGTTAGTCCAAATTAACTCTTTATTCCTGCtgaaaacagaagtaaaataCCAATCTCTATCATAATTTTTCTAGAGCCCCTTAGACATGACCAGATTGTCAGAGCTCTTCTCCAGTTGCTCAACAGGGCAGAGATTTTTGCCCTTATGCCCAGGCACTTTTGGAGTCAGAGAGTGCTGAGGTTGACTGCAGAGTTCCTGCAGGTGacagagaggaagcactatggacGGGTCCAATCAGACCTCCCTCCTGATGGATTTCATTCTCCTGGGCCTCTCAGCCCACCCAAAGCTGGAGAAAACGCTCTTTGTGCTCATCTTGCTCATGTACCTCGTGATCCTGCTGGGCAATGGGGTCCTCATCCTGGTGACCATCCTTGACTCCCGCCTGCACacacccatgtacttcttcctgggGAACCTCTCCTTCCTGGACATCTGCTACACAACCTCCTCAGTCCCCCTCATCCTTGACAGCTTCCTGACCCCCAGGAAAACCATCTCCTTCTCAGCCTGTTTTGGGCAGATGTTCCTCTCTTTTGCCATGGGGGCCACAGAGTGTGTGCTTCTGGGCATGATGGCGTTTgatcgctatgtggccatctgcaacCCCCTGAGGTACCCTGTAGTCATGAACAAGGTTGCCTGCAGGCCTATGGCTGTTGGCTCCTGGGCAGCTGGTATCACCAACTCTGTAATTCAGACATTGCAGGCTGTGAGACTGCCATTCTGTGGGGACAATGTCATCAACCACTTCACCTGTGAGATCCTGGCTGTCCTGAAGTTGGCCTGTGCTGACATCTCCATCAATGTGATCAGTATGGTCGTGGCCAATGTGATCTTCCTGGGAGTCCCAGTTCTGTTCATTTTTATCTCCTATGTGTTCATCATTGCTACCATCCTGAGGATCCCCtcaggagaggggaggaaaaaggccttctccacctgctctgCCCACCTCACAGTTGTGGTCATCTTCTATGGGACCATCCTCTTCATGTATGGGAAGCCCAAATCCAAGAACCCCCTGGGGGCAGACAAACAAGACCTTGCAGACAAGCTCACCTCCCTCTTCTATGGGGTGGTGACCCCCATGCTCAACCCCATCATCTACAGCCTGAGGAACAAGGATGTGAAGGCTGCTGTGAGGAACCTGGTGAATCGGAAACTCCTAACTGAGTGTCCATCATTGATTCCCAGGCTGCCAGAGTGCAAGACCCCCAAATTCCTCACTGTCTTCAtggggaaatggtaacccaggGATGTCGTTAGGTTGTCAGTGGAAAGAGCCTTTTCATTTCTGATGCTGCTGGTTAGCTTCTTGGCTTCACCCAGAACCAGTATACTGTATCATATCACAGCTGTAGTTTGGTGCCTAAGTCTGAAATCCTCTGATACCAGAATTTGGTAAATATccattaaaatgttataaatataatcaaaagagacaaatggaaattttagtgGTACTAAGACTTtcaagtattttgtttttttctgtgtagAACTGTTAACCAAAAGTGAGGTCTGGCTGCTTGCTACTCAAAAGCCAACAAAGAGGCAAGTTGGGTAGAAAGGGAAGattgctttattttaaagtctgacaATTGGGGTAGGGGATGGCAGACTCCTGTCAAAGGTCAATTtccaccccactcccccagcTGACAATCAGTGGGCAAGAACGTTTACAGGTGGGGAAAGGAACTACATGCAAAAACAGCACTGTCAACTCTTGACGATTGTCTTGAAATTGATAATGGGGTGGTCTAATCAACATCACCTTGATTATTTTAAGTACAGTTAGTCTTCGGCTCCAGGGTCCATTCATTCTTGTTCCTTTAAGGCCAGTTCTCGGAGTTGcggcagcttatgtcatggctacAATCTAGTCATCAAGTTAACTGCTTCCACCTGGTAGGGGCTTTAGTGTCtataaaacagctcaaaggatatggctcagaatattatctatagcccttgaggagtAACTAAAGGcccttgacttttttttaatgatgaaactATCATTTTTTTGTCCTGTTTGTTTTCCTTGTACCAGTTTTCTCTTGCTCTGTAGCAACTCACCACAATATAGCAGCTTAAATCAATGCTCATTTATTAGTTCACTGTTCAGAAATCCAGCATGACATGACTTGGTTCTTTTCTCAGGGTATCAAATGgctaaaatcaaagtgtcagctgCATTAAGTTTTCATCTGGAGGCTCTGAGGGAAAATCCACTTTCAAGCATATTTATGTTGCAGAATTCAATTTTGTGCAGCCACAGGATTGaattccccttttcctttttgcATGGCCCCTCCATCTTCATGTCAGTAATGGTGCATCAAATTCTTTTAGTGCTTTGAATCTTTGGCTTCCCTTTCTGCTACTAGCCAGAGAAAAACTCGCTGCCTTTACAGAATTCATGGTTAGATCAGGGCCACCTGGATAATCTCTATGTTAAGGCCAATTATGTCATCATTTTTTACAGTCCTGGGGATTATGCAGAGTGTGTACACCAGGGGGTAAAAAATCTTTGGGACATCTTAGAATCCTGCCTCCCACCGTTGTAACCCCTGTTCTTCTGGGCTGTGCACAGTGGACTTCCATAGCATTGGACAAGGTCTGGGGCAGAGAAGTAGAAAGATGGATGGTGTTTGAAGTGGGATACTGTTAGCTCAAGGTGAGTCTAACTTGCACAAACTGTCCACACAGCTGTGGCTGAAATCATAGTGGGACTGAAAGATTGGTAAGTGAGGTACTGTAGCGTTTGCTAATTATGGACAGATCGATGGAGTCAAACTCATATCACATCATAAAGATGCCATAGAGCTTCCTCTATCCACATTGCTTCCAAAGGGATCTATTCCAGCTTCAACCCAGTGACACTTGCAGTTGCCCTGTAGCCGTAGTTCACTGGACTGGAGCAATTGTGACCCCAGATGAGGTAATCTATAGATTTGAGGGTATATATctgactgagggcttcccaggtggtgctggtggtaaagaacctgcctgccaatgcaggagacataagagaagtgggtttgatcccagggtcaggaagacccctggatgagggtattgcaacccactccagtattcttgcctggagaatcccatggacagaggagcctggcaggctgagtccacagggtcacaaagagtcagacatgactgaagtgactaagcatgcaggcACTCACATATCCGACTGAAGCAAAAGGGTGAATTGGGCTAGTTAGAGTGATCTTTGGGGAACTTGGACTTGAGAAACAGGGAGACAAAATCACTTTAATGAGACTTAAATCAGAAAGGACCCACCAAAGATTCCATGAGGTAAGATTGGTGTTATGGTGGTGGGGTGGGAAGCAAAAGCTATCAGTCAGCAGATGAAGCCCattagaaaaaagacaaaaaaaaaaaaaagagagagagagagagagagaaagaaatataggAAGTGTCTGTCTCATTAGTAGAGGAGATTCAAAAGATGAACCCATGAATTCTGTTTCTGGGTTTCCTGGAGTTGCTTGCTATCAAGAACattcttgaacttccctggtggcacaatggataagaatctgcctgccaatgtgggggacatggatttgattcttggtctggggagattccacatgacatggagcaactaagcctgtgcaccacaactactgagtccacattcTAGAGCCTccaagccacaactgctgagcccacaagccacagctgctgaagcccaggtGACCTAGATCCTGTTtgctgcaacaggagaagctaccacgatgagaagcctctGGACCATattgaagagtagcccctgcttgtctctgctagagaaagcctgtgaaaaGCAACGAAgtctcagtgcagccaaaaataaatacataatttttttaaaaagaacattctcCATTTCTCAATCCTTTCACTTTTGCCTGTTAAGAATCTTGTTCTTTGATTTATATAAGGTTCCATAATTGCCCCCAAATGCATCTTTACTTAGAACCACTACAACAATAGAACTTTCCCTGAGATAGCCTGAGTGGATTTTAGTTTCTTataaccaaaaaagcaaaactaggTCAGGATGAGAGTTATTAAGAACCAGCTGCTCACAACCAATTCTGGCCCCCAATAGGGATACTCGGGCTGATCTGTTTGGTTGCAGTTAATGCTGGTTCAGTGTTCCCTTGAGAATTAACTTAGAGGACCCTGAATATTATGGGGAGGAGACTCTAAGTATTACagggaagagaagaagagaaTGGGAGATCCATTCACCATCCCCAAGTAAATTACTACAACAGCTACTTCTATCGTCCCCTCTCAGATTGGCAGGTGGCTGTTCAGGAAGGTAGACATGAGATAGGTTTGGTGTCTATCAGACCACGGAGACCATCATAGACCAGATTGATTCACTTGCCCTTTTTGTTGTAGAGGAAGCCATATCCCAGCCTATACAACCAAGAGCACCAGTGACTTTTAGTTCTACCTCTAGCATAATACAGTAGCCTCATGGATGTATtgatatgatttatgtcagaggttgttctgcttgtgttttcttctaagactttTATGGTTTCAGTATTACAtgtaggtttttaatccattttgagtttatttttgtatatagtgtgagaaaatgttctaatttccttcttttatatgtagctgtccagttttcccagcaccactattaaagagactatcttttctctgttggatattcttgcctcctttgtcatagattgaccaaaagtgcatgggtttatttctaggctctctattctgttccattaatctatgtatctgtttttgttccagt contains:
- the LOC138080733 gene encoding olfactory receptor 13C7-like, which gives rise to MDGSNQTSLLMDFILLGLSAHPKLEKTLFVLILLMYLVILLGNGVLILVTILDSRLHTPMYFFLGNLSFLDICYTTSSVPLILDSFLTPRKTISFSACFGQMFLSFAMGATECVLLGMMAFDRYVAICNPLRYPVVMNKVACRPMAVGSWAAGITNSVIQTLQAVRLPFCGDNVINHFTCEILAVLKLACADISINVISMVVANVIFLGVPVLFIFISYVFIIATILRIPSGEGRKKAFSTCSAHLTVVVIFYGTILFMYGKPKSKNPLGADKQDLADKLTSLFYGVVTPMLNPIIYSLRNKDVKAAVRNLVNRKLLTECPSLIPRLPECKTPKFLTVFMGKW